From the genome of Pseudomonadota bacterium, one region includes:
- a CDS encoding MotA/TolQ/ExbB proton channel family protein, translated as MQAIAEFIQKGGPFMYVNLCAAAVTLGLIVERAVYYFMANRVNAKSLLEQIQKLVAANNITRAVKLCSASSAPVARVGKAGLTRFHKGETAITIAIEESMADIAPDLKKRVSALWSVANIATLIGLIGTIFGLIKTFSSLGTASPADRSRLLSDGISEAMNNTALGLSIAVTCMIGHLFLSGIAKGLQGNLDTFGLKLENCLIEESRKWESQQGGVGAPQAEAPR; from the coding sequence ATGCAGGCAATTGCGGAGTTCATACAGAAGGGCGGACCCTTCATGTACGTCAACCTGTGTGCGGCCGCCGTGACGTTGGGGCTCATCGTCGAGCGCGCGGTGTACTACTTCATGGCCAACCGGGTGAACGCGAAGTCGCTCCTGGAGCAGATCCAGAAACTCGTCGCCGCGAACAACATCACGCGGGCCGTCAAGCTGTGCAGCGCCTCCTCGGCGCCGGTGGCCCGGGTCGGCAAGGCCGGCCTCACGCGCTTCCACAAGGGAGAGACCGCGATCACCATCGCGATCGAGGAGTCGATGGCCGACATCGCCCCGGACCTCAAGAAGCGCGTCTCCGCGCTCTGGTCGGTCGCCAACATCGCGACCCTGATAGGCCTCATCGGGACGATCTTCGGCCTCATCAAGACGTTCTCGAGCTTGGGCACGGCGAGCCCGGCCGACAGGTCGCGCCTCCTGTCCGACGGCATCTCGGAGGCCATGAACAACACGGCGCTCGGGCTCTCCATCGCCGTGACCTGCATGATAGGCCACCTGTTCCTGTCCGGCATCGCGAAGGGGCTGCAGGGCAACCTCGACACCTTCGGCCTGAAGCTCGAGAACTGCCTCATCGAGGAGTCGCGCAAGTGGGAGAGCCAGCAGGGCGGCGTGGGCGCCCCGCAGGCCGAGGCCCCTCGATGA
- a CDS encoding biopolymer transporter ExbD — MSGLTSRGRRRLRAERERLEEEGEESGELNLVPYLDIVTNILMFLIVTITTMVTVGNLEVLVPEYSQSASVSQKKSDQEKPPLNLTVTITGKGFTVATSTGVMYENNIPDKLPTVPRAASGQYDFDGLQKLLATVKRLNEKEEQAILAANPDIEYETVIGVMDVLRVGPDLKPLFPQVLFSTGIQ, encoded by the coding sequence ATGAGCGGACTGACGTCTCGAGGTCGCAGGAGGCTCCGCGCCGAGCGCGAGCGCCTGGAGGAGGAGGGCGAAGAGTCCGGAGAGCTCAACCTCGTCCCGTACCTCGACATCGTCACCAACATCCTCATGTTCCTGATCGTGACCATCACCACGATGGTGACGGTCGGCAACCTCGAGGTGCTCGTCCCCGAGTACTCGCAGTCGGCGTCGGTCTCGCAGAAGAAGTCCGACCAGGAGAAGCCGCCGCTCAACCTGACCGTGACGATCACCGGCAAGGGGTTCACGGTGGCGACGTCCACCGGCGTCATGTACGAGAACAACATCCCGGACAAGCTCCCGACCGTGCCGCGGGCCGCGTCGGGGCAGTACGACTTCGACGGGCTCCAGAAGCTCCTCGCCACCGTCAAGCGCTTGAACGAGAAGGAAGAGCAGGCGATCCTCGCCGCGAACCCGGACATCGAATACGAGACGGTCATCGGCGTGATGGACGTGCTGCGCGTCGGGCCGGACCTCAAGCCGCTGTTCCCCCAGGTGCTGTTCAGCACCGGTATCCAGTGA
- a CDS encoding biopolymer transporter ExbD, which yields MDTKKSRSGTPTVEEMDRQRRADKKALMRLRARIDAEDVNFLNITAMMDMMTILLVFMLISFSSESANITQSDQLRLASSGTAKEVVESVSVTLTKSAILVEGNAVADVHDGAIDASDKQSGDVNGLVITPLLDALVARAELDKKIAEMKGEMFEGAATIIADKATPYRLLTEVMYTAGEAQYKKYRLIVLQKKQ from the coding sequence ATGGACACGAAGAAGAGCAGATCCGGGACGCCGACCGTCGAGGAGATGGACAGGCAGCGGCGCGCGGACAAGAAGGCGCTCATGAGGCTGCGCGCGCGGATCGACGCCGAGGACGTCAACTTCCTGAACATCACGGCGATGATGGACATGATGACCATCCTCCTGGTGTTCATGCTGATCAGCTTCTCGTCCGAGTCCGCCAACATCACCCAGTCCGACCAGCTCCGGCTCGCCTCGTCCGGCACGGCCAAGGAGGTCGTCGAGTCGGTCTCCGTGACGCTGACGAAGAGCGCGATCCTGGTCGAGGGGAACGCCGTCGCCGACGTCCACGACGGGGCGATCGACGCGTCCGACAAGCAGAGCGGGGACGTGAACGGCCTCGTCATCACGCCGCTCCTCGACGCGCTCGTCGCGCGCGCGGAGCTCGACAAGAAGATCGCGGAGATGAAGGGCGAGATGTTCGAGGGCGCGGCGACGATCATCGCCGACAAGGCCACGCCCTACAGGCTCCTCACCGAGGTGATGTACACGGCCGGCGAGGCCCAGTACAAGAAGTACCGCCTGATAGTCCTCCAGAAGAAGCAGTAG